The Chloroherpetonaceae bacterium genome includes a window with the following:
- a CDS encoding phosphatidylglycerophosphatase A — protein MKRFLALVFGTGFGTGYLRYATGTFGSLLALGLYWAVPQLSEPAWLGGAILVFFVIGLWSGEILEMEYGRDPREATIDEIVGQWIAVLFLPRTCLATALAFALFRLFDVIKPEPVHKLQRLPAGWGIMMDDVVAGIYANLLSHCLLWSIEKIF, from the coding sequence GTGAAACGATTCTTGGCACTGGTGTTTGGCACAGGGTTTGGAACAGGCTATTTGCGCTATGCTACAGGCACATTCGGGAGCTTGTTGGCATTAGGGCTGTATTGGGCAGTGCCGCAACTCTCCGAACCAGCGTGGTTAGGGGGAGCGATTCTTGTCTTTTTTGTGATTGGCCTCTGGTCGGGTGAGATTTTGGAAATGGAATATGGACGAGACCCCAGAGAAGCAACGATTGATGAAATCGTCGGGCAGTGGATTGCCGTGCTGTTTCTACCCAGAACCTGTTTAGCCACGGCACTTGCCTTTGCGCTCTTTCGGCTCTTTGATGTGATTAAGCCTGAGCCTGTGCATAAATTGCAGCGCTTACCAGCTGGCTGGGGCATAATGATGGATGATGTCGTAGCAGGTATCTACGCAAACCTGCTGTCGCACTGTTTGCTCTGGAGCATTGAGAAAATTTTTTAG
- a CDS encoding DUF493 domain-containing protein translates to MKNISFDGLQARLDEQLTYPSLFLFKFIAPFEKAQELASLFEPKPFTTKLSRNGNYLSITAELEMQSTEEIIAIYRAASRIEGVIML, encoded by the coding sequence ATGAAAAATATCTCCTTTGACGGTCTGCAAGCCCGCCTTGATGAGCAGCTCACATATCCCAGCCTCTTTCTGTTTAAGTTCATCGCCCCATTTGAAAAGGCACAGGAACTGGCAAGCTTGTTTGAGCCAAAACCCTTCACCACAAAGCTTTCGCGAAACGGGAATTATCTGAGCATCACGGCAGAGTTAGAAATGCAATCCACGGAAGAGATCATCGCAATCTATCGTGCTGCATCCCGCATTGAGGGGGTCATCATGCTCTAA
- a CDS encoding glycosyltransferase family 2 protein has protein sequence MIYAVIPCYNAAQTLPELLRRLAPVVANAHTICVSDGSTDHTVQVLSAFPVHIIARPHNEGKGAALKVGFEYALRQGASAVLTLDSDLQHSPSDAPKLIAALEHFDMVIGSRHRAAQFRRSPMPFARQLSNRITSGLLSQLLHQPILDSQCGYRIIRRLCLETILPLCKETGYMFETEFLIYAVRRGFRIGFVEIETIYAGEKSYMRYATETKNFLKLVWQAWRQQQVA, from the coding sequence ATGATTTACGCCGTAATTCCGTGCTACAACGCAGCCCAAACGCTGCCAGAGCTACTGCGTCGACTTGCCCCAGTTGTGGCGAATGCACACACCATTTGTGTCAGTGACGGCTCAACTGACCACACTGTGCAAGTGCTGTCTGCGTTTCCTGTGCATATCATTGCGCGTCCTCACAATGAGGGTAAAGGTGCTGCGCTCAAGGTAGGCTTTGAGTATGCTCTTCGTCAAGGGGCTTCGGCTGTGCTCACACTTGATAGTGATTTGCAGCATAGCCCAAGCGATGCACCGAAGTTGATTGCGGCGCTTGAGCATTTCGACATGGTCATTGGCTCTCGGCATCGTGCAGCACAGTTCCGCCGGTCTCCTATGCCGTTTGCACGTCAGCTTTCCAATCGCATCACATCAGGATTGCTCTCCCAGCTTTTGCACCAACCTATCTTGGATTCGCAATGTGGCTACCGCATCATCCGCCGACTGTGTCTTGAGACCATCTTGCCGCTTTGCAAAGAGACTGGCTATATGTTTGAGACAGAGTTTCTGATTTACGCTGTGCGTAGAGGTTTCCGCATCGGTTTTGTTGAGATTGAGACAATTTATGCGGGCGAGAAAAGCTACATGCGCTACGCTACGGAAACCAAAAACTTCCTTAAACTGGTCTGGCAAGCGTGGCGTCAGCAACAGGTTGCATAG
- a CDS encoding phosphate ABC transporter substrate-binding protein: MLRLRSSLLLCFLLWLCSCHAPDATITIRGSDTMVALGQKWAEIYMSKFPDETVQVNGGGSGTGIAALINRTADICQSSRPMKPKERQRIREKFGRDVIEIPVAKDGIVIYVNERNPIAKLSLSQLRQIYTGKIQNWKELGWEDQRIIVYGRENSSGTYEFFKKEVLKGDDFAAFVQTLPGTAAIVNAVSKDVYAIGYGGNAYSRGIRLMPISRTDTSAAIEANEITIAQGTYPISRNLYFYLAREPNPTIQRFLDWVLSAEAQSIVAAQGFFPVKGLVAQLDSARSTSSQFQ; encoded by the coding sequence ATGCTCAGACTCCGAAGCAGCCTCTTGCTTTGTTTTCTGCTCTGGCTCTGCAGCTGTCACGCCCCTGATGCTACAATTACTATTCGTGGCTCAGACACAATGGTCGCACTCGGGCAGAAGTGGGCAGAAATTTATATGAGCAAGTTTCCCGATGAGACGGTTCAGGTCAATGGCGGCGGCAGCGGAACAGGTATTGCCGCACTCATTAACCGCACTGCCGATATTTGCCAATCGTCTCGTCCAATGAAACCCAAAGAGCGCCAAAGAATTCGTGAAAAGTTTGGACGCGATGTCATTGAAATCCCTGTTGCCAAAGATGGAATTGTCATTTATGTGAACGAGCGTAATCCGATTGCAAAGCTTTCACTGTCGCAGTTGCGTCAGATTTACACTGGCAAAATTCAAAACTGGAAAGAATTAGGCTGGGAAGACCAGCGCATCATTGTCTATGGCCGAGAAAATAGCTCAGGCACCTACGAATTTTTCAAAAAAGAAGTGCTCAAAGGCGATGACTTTGCCGCTTTCGTGCAAACCTTGCCCGGCACCGCCGCTATCGTGAATGCAGTGAGCAAAGATGTCTATGCTATCGGTTACGGCGGCAATGCCTATTCACGCGGCATTCGCCTTATGCCCATCAGCCGCACAGACACATCTGCTGCGATTGAAGCCAATGAAATCACGATTGCGCAAGGCACTTATCCAATCTCGCGAAATCTTTATTTTTACCTTGCCAGAGAGCCAAACCCAACGATTCAGCGCTTTTTGGATTGGGTTCTGAGCGCCGAAGCTCAATCGATTGTCGCTGCACAGGGCTTTTTTCCAGTCAAAGGCTTGGTCGCTCAGCTGGACTCTGCAAGGAGCACCTCAAGCCAGTTTCAATGA
- the pgsA gene encoding CDP-diacylglycerol--glycerol-3-phosphate 3-phosphatidyltransferase: MTLPNQLTTLRILLTPLFVWLILSDSSTMRLWGIGVFTLASLTDLYDGYHARKYGETTRWGAFMDPLADKILITAAFLVFVLNGIVELWMVIVVFLRDVLVTVLRLYAELKDKPVITSRSAKLKTLMQNLLAYLLLLLMLLSERSVFDESIAATAAEWLHAPQIRLLMLGLTIYTVYTGIAYLVENWPLLRAAYLSNRSSVKA; encoded by the coding sequence ATGACACTTCCGAATCAACTGACGACGCTCCGAATTTTGCTTACACCGCTTTTTGTGTGGCTCATTCTGTCGGACTCATCCACTATGCGGCTGTGGGGCATCGGAGTTTTTACCCTTGCATCGCTGACCGATTTGTATGATGGCTACCATGCGCGCAAATACGGCGAAACCACACGCTGGGGAGCATTTATGGATCCGTTGGCTGATAAAATTCTCATTACAGCTGCATTTTTGGTCTTCGTGCTGAACGGCATCGTTGAGCTATGGATGGTCATTGTGGTGTTCCTGCGAGATGTGCTGGTCACTGTGCTCAGGCTATACGCAGAACTAAAAGATAAGCCAGTGATTACCAGCAGGTCTGCAAAGCTCAAAACGTTGATGCAAAACCTATTGGCATATTTGCTCTTACTGCTGATGTTGCTATCCGAGCGAAGCGTATTTGATGAGTCTATTGCAGCCACAGCAGCAGAGTGGTTGCATGCGCCACAGATTCGGCTGCTCATGCTGGGGCTAACAATCTACACTGTCTATACTGGCATAGCGTATCTGGTAGAAAATTGGCCGCTGCTGCGTGCCGCATATTTAAGCAACCGCTCCTCCGTGAAAGCCTAA
- a CDS encoding iron-sulfur cluster assembly accessory protein has translation MSAVNETLIDVPATTSAINLTVGAANEVRRIMAENKIPEGYKLRVGVTGGGCSGLSYALGFDTQKENDEVYVTNGIEVIVDRRHLLYLNGVTIDYMDGLQGRGFTFDNPNAKKTCGCGSSFSA, from the coding sequence ATGAGCGCGGTAAATGAAACGCTAATTGATGTGCCAGCTACCACTTCAGCCATCAACCTAACTGTAGGTGCGGCGAATGAAGTGCGCCGCATTATGGCGGAAAACAAAATCCCAGAAGGCTACAAGCTGAGAGTGGGTGTTACAGGTGGTGGGTGCTCAGGGCTGAGCTATGCACTGGGGTTTGACACCCAAAAGGAAAATGATGAGGTCTATGTGACGAATGGGATTGAGGTGATAGTTGACCGTCGTCATCTGCTCTACCTTAACGGTGTAACGATTGACTATATGGATGGGCTGCAGGGGCGCGGGTTTACGTTTGATAACCCCAACGCAAAGAAGACCTGCGGGTGCGGAAGTTCATTCTCAGCATAG
- a CDS encoding biotin transporter BioY has translation MHLTALLTESRRWTAEGLLVIGFAALTALSAQIEIPLYPVPITMQTAAVLAAGVFAGARAGALSQLTYLVGGVWLPIYAGGASGLHHLFGPTGGYLLSFPIAAAVAGWLSVYVRSVGAKFVMVFLASLVTFAIGAVWLKAALKLSWEQALMQGVYPFLVGDALKCAIVATASWGWERWQSQQA, from the coding sequence ATGCACTTGACAGCACTTTTAACAGAATCACGCCGCTGGACGGCAGAAGGACTGCTAGTAATTGGTTTTGCTGCGCTCACGGCACTCAGTGCACAGATTGAAATTCCACTCTACCCTGTGCCGATTACGATGCAAACGGCAGCCGTACTGGCAGCAGGAGTCTTTGCTGGCGCAAGAGCGGGGGCACTTAGCCAGCTGACTTATTTAGTAGGCGGTGTATGGTTGCCAATTTATGCGGGTGGGGCAAGTGGGCTGCATCATCTTTTCGGACCAACAGGTGGATACCTACTCTCTTTCCCAATTGCAGCAGCGGTTGCAGGCTGGCTATCCGTGTATGTGCGCTCAGTAGGAGCAAAGTTTGTGATGGTTTTCCTTGCCAGCCTTGTCACATTTGCAATAGGGGCAGTGTGGCTGAAAGCGGCCCTGAAGCTTTCTTGGGAACAAGCTTTAATGCAGGGCGTCTATCCATTCTTAGTCGGTGATGCCTTGAAGTGCGCAATCGTTGCCACAGCAAGCTGGGGCTGGGAACGCTGGCAGTCGCAGCAAGCCTGA
- the pstC gene encoding phosphate ABC transporter permease subunit PstC has translation MNKFSSTPAVNQRAKAVDQVMRGVITTLALVSFSFIFLILLFTFKEAKDVFFDAETRQAVLPTLLSTNWQPVSENPKYGIVPLLIGTLKTTLIAMVIAIPVGVLAALYTACFAPIWLREIIKPVVELLAGFPSVVIGFFALFVLAGALQTLTGAEFRLNALVGGVAISFSAIPIIFTIAEDALSSVPKSIQEASYGLGATQWETAFYITLPAAYPGIFAGALLGFGRAVGETMIVLMATGNAPISSWTLTDSARTLTATIGAEMAEVVFGDPHYNVLFLIGVVLFLFALLLNSIAEFYIKAKLMRKFRGS, from the coding sequence ATGAATAAGTTTTCATCAACACCTGCTGTCAACCAACGCGCCAAAGCAGTAGACCAAGTGATGCGCGGGGTTATTACCACACTAGCGCTTGTTTCTTTTTCTTTCATTTTCCTCATTCTCCTTTTCACCTTCAAGGAAGCCAAAGATGTCTTTTTTGATGCTGAGACGCGCCAAGCGGTTTTGCCCACGCTCCTTAGCACAAACTGGCAACCTGTCTCTGAAAATCCCAAGTATGGAATTGTCCCTTTGCTCATCGGTACGCTGAAAACCACGCTGATTGCGATGGTGATTGCTATCCCGGTGGGAGTGCTTGCAGCACTTTACACAGCGTGTTTTGCTCCTATTTGGCTAAGAGAAATCATCAAGCCTGTGGTGGAGCTGCTGGCTGGTTTTCCCTCAGTCGTCATTGGCTTTTTTGCACTGTTTGTGTTAGCTGGTGCTTTGCAAACGCTTACAGGGGCTGAATTTCGCCTGAACGCACTGGTTGGCGGCGTGGCTATTTCTTTTAGCGCAATCCCTATTATTTTCACCATTGCGGAAGATGCACTCTCGTCTGTGCCAAAGTCCATTCAGGAAGCCAGCTACGGTTTGGGGGCAACGCAATGGGAAACAGCGTTCTACATTACTTTGCCTGCAGCGTATCCGGGCATCTTTGCCGGTGCGCTTTTAGGTTTTGGTCGTGCAGTTGGCGAGACCATGATTGTTTTGATGGCAACGGGCAATGCGCCTATCTCTTCTTGGACGCTCACTGATTCAGCGCGCACCCTGACAGCGACCATCGGCGCAGAGATGGCAGAAGTGGTCTTCGGCGACCCACATTACAATGTGCTTTTTCTCATCGGTGTTGTACTATTCCTATTCGCCTTGCTGCTCAATAGCATTGCAGAGTTCTACATTAAAGCCAAGCTGATGCGCAAGTTTCGTGGCAGCTAA
- the pstA gene encoding phosphate ABC transporter permease PstA, with amino-acid sequence MNKRLLGNFYIGITAFAALLIFLLVAFILLDIFRGGLAKLSWEFLTQPPKEGMTAGGIFPAIYGTVVLVLLMTILGLPLGIITAIYLSEYTTAENWLARTVRFAVSNLASVPSIVFGLFGLGFFVQFVGTGIDAVVAPKDEVIYGKPALIWAAATLAVLTLPVVIVSVEETLRAVPRDYREAALALGATKWQTTWKVVLPNAVGGILTGAILAVSRGAGEVAPLLFTGAAFFLPKLPNSLDDQFMHLGYHLYVLATQSVDVEQTLPLQYATTLVLLALTFLLNLSAILIRYRFRQKLIRT; translated from the coding sequence ATGAACAAACGGCTCTTGGGTAATTTCTACATAGGCATCACCGCCTTTGCAGCCTTACTGATTTTTCTTTTAGTCGCCTTTATTCTCCTTGACATTTTTCGCGGCGGGCTTGCGAAACTTAGCTGGGAATTTCTCACTCAGCCGCCCAAGGAAGGGATGACGGCAGGCGGCATTTTTCCTGCAATTTATGGCACTGTTGTGCTCGTGCTCTTGATGACCATCTTGGGTTTGCCGCTAGGCATCATTACGGCAATTTACCTTTCTGAATATACCACTGCTGAAAATTGGCTGGCGCGCACGGTGCGCTTTGCCGTGAGCAACTTAGCCAGCGTGCCTTCGATTGTGTTTGGTTTGTTTGGATTAGGTTTCTTTGTGCAATTTGTTGGCACAGGGATTGATGCTGTAGTGGCTCCAAAAGATGAAGTCATCTACGGCAAGCCTGCACTGATTTGGGCTGCTGCCACACTGGCGGTGCTGACGCTGCCTGTTGTCATCGTGTCGGTCGAGGAAACGCTGCGTGCTGTGCCTCGCGACTACCGTGAAGCGGCTCTGGCGCTCGGCGCTACAAAGTGGCAAACAACTTGGAAGGTAGTTTTGCCAAATGCGGTTGGAGGGATTCTAACTGGCGCAATTTTAGCCGTCAGCCGTGGTGCAGGTGAAGTTGCACCTTTACTTTTCACTGGTGCTGCGTTTTTTCTGCCCAAACTTCCTAATTCGCTTGATGACCAATTTATGCACTTAGGCTATCACCTCTACGTGCTGGCGACGCAATCGGTCGATGTCGAGCAAACCTTGCCCTTGCAATATGCTACGACGCTGGTTCTGCTCGCCTTGACTTTTCTTCTCAATCTTTCTGCTATTTTGATTCGTTACCGATTCCGCCAAAAGCTCATTCGCACCTGA